From the genome of Halorussus caseinilyticus, one region includes:
- a CDS encoding class I adenylate-forming enzyme family protein: MWNVNELLRNTVNQTPNRTAVVDPVSERRFSYAELDEKVEQVAAGLRAFGIEKGDRVGTALPNTPEHVFLFLAVQRVGAVAVPFDYRITDKKLRYFVSDAELSLLAFGETVAEQVMDLREELDCDTFVTTADVSASGVDEYETLVREPDGPITTKVHPEDLSVVQYSSGTTGDPKGIKITHRGGIDRAFLNIHTQEDYDRETILGTIPLYHTIAVHGNLLPAFVTGGTYVLLPHSELDVARQVIAEENVTYLHEAPPIYKKLLDPDDESERPSETEDREVFESVETIATAASPMSEELFADIKQRIDPDYIYNTYGMTEIFPPYTMLNLRNRDDPTVFGYAEASNDMRIVEIGSRDPTAEVEPGREGEIIIHRDAPGAFQGYLNDYENAGESFEDGWYFTGDACRETEEGHYVVTGRLSSRIKFGGDNIYPKNVETALASHPAVEDAAVVGIADDEWGEVPKAYVVGDDDLTAEELEDHCVEGDELEGYKRPREFEFVSALPENIDGIQNSGAVR; the protein is encoded by the coding sequence ATGTGGAACGTCAACGAACTGCTTCGAAATACGGTGAACCAGACGCCCAATCGGACCGCCGTCGTCGACCCGGTAAGCGAACGGCGGTTTAGCTACGCCGAACTCGACGAGAAAGTCGAGCAGGTAGCGGCCGGTCTCCGGGCGTTCGGTATCGAGAAAGGGGACAGAGTTGGGACGGCGCTTCCGAACACGCCGGAACACGTCTTTCTCTTCCTCGCGGTTCAGCGAGTCGGTGCCGTCGCCGTGCCGTTCGACTATCGCATCACCGACAAGAAACTCCGCTACTTCGTTTCGGACGCCGAGCTGTCGCTGTTGGCGTTCGGGGAGACGGTAGCAGAGCAGGTGATGGACCTCCGCGAGGAGTTAGACTGTGACACGTTCGTCACGACTGCCGACGTTTCGGCGTCGGGCGTAGACGAGTACGAAACGCTGGTACGGGAACCCGACGGGCCGATTACCACGAAGGTACATCCCGAGGACCTCAGCGTCGTCCAGTACAGTTCCGGGACCACCGGCGACCCGAAAGGAATCAAAATCACGCACCGCGGCGGCATCGACCGGGCCTTCCTCAACATCCACACGCAGGAGGACTACGACAGGGAGACTATCCTCGGTACGATTCCGCTCTACCACACCATCGCGGTCCACGGTAACCTACTGCCAGCGTTCGTCACCGGCGGTACGTACGTCTTGCTTCCCCACTCGGAACTCGACGTGGCCCGTCAGGTGATTGCAGAAGAGAACGTCACCTACCTCCACGAAGCGCCGCCGATTTACAAGAAGTTGCTCGACCCCGACGACGAGTCGGAACGACCCAGCGAGACCGAAGACCGCGAGGTGTTCGAGTCCGTCGAGACTATCGCCACCGCCGCGTCCCCGATGAGCGAGGAACTGTTCGCCGACATCAAACAGCGAATTGACCCCGACTACATCTACAACACCTACGGGATGACCGAAATCTTCCCGCCGTACACGATGTTGAACCTCCGAAATCGGGACGACCCCACCGTCTTCGGGTACGCCGAGGCGTCCAACGACATGCGAATCGTCGAGATAGGGTCGCGCGACCCGACGGCGGAAGTCGAACCGGGTCGAGAGGGAGAAATCATCATCCACCGTGACGCCCCCGGTGCGTTCCAAGGCTACCTGAACGACTACGAGAACGCCGGTGAGTCGTTCGAGGACGGGTGGTACTTCACGGGTGACGCGTGCCGCGAAACCGAAGAGGGCCACTACGTCGTCACCGGGAGACTCAGCAGTCGCATCAAGTTCGGCGGCGACAACATCTATCCGAAGAACGTCGAAACGGCGCTCGCGTCCCATCCCGCCGTCGAAGACGCCGCCGTCGTCGGCATCGCGGACGACGAGTGGGGTGAGGTCCCGAAAGCGTACGTCGTCGGAGACGACGACCTGACGGCGGAGGAACTCGAAGACCACTGCGTCGAGGGGGACGAACTGGAAGGCTACAAGCGACCCCGCGAGTTCGAGTTCGTCAGCGCGCTTCCGGAGAACATCGACGGGATACAGAACTCCGGCGCGGTGCGCTGA
- a CDS encoding dolichyl-phosphate hexose transferase — protein sequence MNTDTARSDDSGDAGDGPEYTFDDVSVVMGTYNEEAAIGTVLDDIERVTDGRAEVVCVDGSSDRTPEIAREKGAQVVEQEPQGYGVAVREALLTPDRPVVVTTDCDDTYPMDQLPEFLDWINRGYDVVSGDRLYWGAEAMPDLNRWGNYAFAALTSLLMGELVHDTTTGMRAYRRDVIETIRWTENTGLSAELLIRPQMRGYDVREIPIEYDERAGETKLDPFAGGAAIAKSIVKVCLDER from the coding sequence ATGAACACGGACACGGCGCGGTCGGACGACAGCGGCGATGCGGGCGACGGTCCCGAGTACACCTTCGACGACGTGAGCGTCGTGATGGGAACGTACAACGAGGAGGCCGCCATCGGGACGGTGCTGGACGACATCGAACGCGTGACCGACGGGCGCGCGGAAGTCGTCTGCGTGGACGGTTCGTCGGACCGGACGCCGGAAATCGCCCGCGAGAAGGGTGCGCAGGTGGTCGAACAGGAACCGCAGGGCTACGGCGTGGCGGTGCGCGAGGCCCTCCTGACCCCCGACCGCCCGGTGGTAGTGACGACCGACTGCGACGACACCTACCCGATGGACCAACTCCCGGAGTTTCTCGACTGGATAAACCGGGGCTACGACGTGGTGAGCGGCGACCGACTCTACTGGGGTGCCGAAGCGATGCCCGACCTGAACCGGTGGGGCAACTACGCGTTCGCGGCGCTGACGAGTCTCCTGATGGGCGAACTCGTCCACGACACCACGACCGGGATGCGGGCGTACCGCCGCGACGTAATCGAGACCATCCGATGGACCGAGAACACGGGACTCTCGGCGGAACTGCTGATTCGCCCGCAGATGCGAGGCTACGACGTGCGCGAGATTCCCATCGAGTACGACGAGCGCGCGGGCGAGACGAAACTCGACCCCTTCGCGGGCGGCGCGGCGATTGCCAAGTCCATCGTGAAGGTGTGTCTGGACGAGCGATAG
- a CDS encoding tyrosine-type recombinase/integrase: MATEKSRSDESAEDSVAYFLQDMTYHGKTERTRDAYERVLRQFESFLATPSENPMGTSKTPGEATRRDCMAWMHELRGTVAESTVATYASYLHRFYAYMTQVGEFDANPMALVVEEMDERIDTNPTRRDISVSEMRAFVEGIRHPLDRAIVVTLLKTGMRAGELCNLDLRDVSMVEAKRVTRPQLDGKADSIYVSPEPTVGEDFNGERRSASNKRKRATVIPMDDELKQTVKRWLAVRPDAPSPAEPLFTTTREGWGNRITPDIVHSVVKKYAREYGWHQQGGGAEENVTPHYFRHFFTTHLRDRTGDRGIVKYLRGDVADDIIDTYTHNWGDRVREVYERNIYQLC; this comes from the coding sequence ATGGCAACTGAGAAGTCTCGAAGCGACGAGAGTGCCGAAGATTCGGTCGCGTACTTCCTACAGGACATGACCTATCACGGAAAGACCGAACGTACCCGAGACGCCTACGAGCGCGTTCTCAGGCAGTTCGAGTCGTTCCTAGCCACGCCCTCCGAAAATCCAATGGGGACCAGCAAGACGCCCGGCGAGGCGACTCGACGCGACTGCATGGCGTGGATGCACGAACTCCGTGGGACTGTCGCCGAAAGCACGGTGGCTACCTACGCCTCCTACCTCCACCGGTTCTACGCATACATGACGCAGGTCGGTGAATTCGACGCCAACCCCATGGCGCTCGTCGTCGAGGAGATGGACGAACGAATCGACACGAATCCGACTCGCAGAGATATCTCGGTGTCGGAGATGCGGGCCTTCGTGGAGGGAATACGACACCCTCTCGACCGAGCTATCGTCGTTACGTTGCTCAAAACGGGAATGAGAGCGGGTGAACTCTGTAATCTCGACCTCCGAGACGTTTCGATGGTCGAGGCTAAACGCGTTACACGCCCGCAACTCGACGGGAAAGCCGATTCAATCTACGTCTCGCCGGAACCGACTGTCGGCGAAGACTTCAACGGAGAACGCCGTTCAGCCTCGAACAAACGAAAGCGGGCGACCGTGATACCGATGGATGACGAATTGAAGCAGACGGTCAAAAGATGGCTGGCTGTCCGCCCGGACGCGCCATCGCCTGCCGAACCGCTTTTTACGACGACTCGAGAAGGATGGGGGAATCGAATCACACCGGATATTGTCCACTCCGTCGTGAAAAAGTACGCTCGTGAGTACGGTTGGCATCAGCAAGGCGGCGGGGCGGAGGAGAACGTGACGCCCCACTACTTCCGGCACTTCTTCACGACCCACCTCCGCGATAGGACGGGCGACCGGGGCATCGTGAAGTACCTCCGCGGCGACGTGGCCGACGACATCATCGACACCTACACCCACAACTGGGGCGATAGAGTCCGAGAAGTCTACGAACGAAACATCTACCAGCTCTGCTGA
- a CDS encoding DUF5805 domain-containing protein: MSEDENVDTSRKVVKTFVPAYQKEEWKRHADELDMSQSEFVRTMVQAGRSDFEFEATGTPESDTEAESTRNGGGDLEEHVLSVLSTTEHLSWDGLTDELTNNIEDRLEETLQQLQTENRIQYSGRHGGYALISGNDGN, translated from the coding sequence ATGTCCGAAGACGAGAACGTCGATACGTCTCGGAAAGTAGTAAAGACGTTCGTCCCTGCGTATCAGAAGGAGGAGTGGAAACGACACGCCGACGAACTCGACATGAGCCAAAGCGAGTTCGTGCGGACGATGGTACAGGCCGGTCGGTCCGACTTCGAGTTCGAAGCAACGGGAACGCCCGAGTCGGACACGGAGGCCGAGAGTACACGTAACGGTGGCGGTGATTTAGAAGAACACGTTCTCTCGGTCCTCTCGACGACAGAACACCTATCTTGGGACGGACTCACCGACGAACTGACGAACAACATCGAAGACAGACTGGAGGAGACCCTTCAACAACTCCAGACGGAGAACCGAATTCAGTACAGCGGCCGTCACGGAGGATATGCGTTGATTTCGGGAAACGATGGCAACTGA
- a CDS encoding WD40/YVTN/BNR-like repeat-containing protein, giving the protein MLLAGTYDGVYRADGPRFDSPEQVLDAGRVMRVRQFDGWDGVFATTKSGLYRSTDGGDSWTELGVPREEVYSVLGDPAGKRLYAGTHPAHLYVSEDDGATWRELSGLQDLPSRDRWHTPRHRDEAHVRSLGAHPDAPDRVVAGVEVGGVHVSDDRGDTWTERRSGVHDDVHHVLVRGPNHYVASCGGGLYRTRDAGETWIRLDDGADHTYFREAFALDGTLYAAAARSSPGTWQGERGADAALFESDNDGDTLEAVPYPGQPEEVVLSWTDDDGRVVAGTNDGGVILRASSEWVVGGRMPAGVASLCVV; this is encoded by the coding sequence ATGTTGCTCGCAGGAACCTACGACGGCGTCTACCGCGCCGACGGACCGCGGTTCGACTCGCCAGAGCAAGTACTCGACGCCGGGCGCGTCATGCGCGTTCGGCAGTTCGACGGCTGGGACGGCGTGTTCGCCACCACCAAGTCCGGTCTCTACCGCTCGACGGACGGCGGCGACTCGTGGACGGAGTTGGGCGTCCCGCGTGAAGAGGTGTACTCGGTGCTGGGCGACCCCGCGGGCAAGCGCCTGTACGCCGGCACGCACCCCGCGCACCTGTACGTCTCCGAGGACGACGGAGCGACGTGGCGGGAGCTATCGGGCCTTCAGGACCTCCCGTCGCGCGACCGGTGGCACACGCCGCGCCACCGCGACGAGGCCCACGTCCGGAGTCTGGGCGCGCACCCGGACGCACCTGACCGCGTAGTCGCGGGCGTGGAAGTCGGCGGCGTCCACGTCAGCGACGACAGGGGCGATACGTGGACCGAGCGCCGGTCGGGGGTTCACGACGACGTGCATCACGTCCTCGTGCGCGGGCCGAACCACTACGTCGCGTCCTGTGGCGGGGGTCTCTACCGGACGAGAGACGCGGGCGAGACGTGGATTCGACTGGACGACGGCGCGGACCACACCTACTTCCGGGAGGCGTTCGCACTCGACGGCACCCTCTACGCGGCGGCGGCCCGGTCCTCGCCGGGGACGTGGCAGGGCGAACGCGGCGCGGACGCGGCGCTCTTCGAGTCCGACAACGACGGCGACACCCTCGAAGCGGTCCCGTATCCGGGCCAACCGGAGGAAGTCGTGCTGTCGTGGACCGACGACGACGGCCGCGTCGTCGCTGGCACGAACGACGGCGGCGTGATTCTCCGGGCCTCCAGTGAGTGGGTCGTCGGTGGCCGGATGCCCGCGGGCGTGGCGTCGCTCTGCGTGGTGTGA
- a CDS encoding pyridoxal phosphate-dependent decarboxylase family protein, with product MVDSKSTTGEDKEQSFETDGSRYSEVNPDRPLEFSREKRDEMIRKSAKRVQDHLERLPEGPAANLDHAHQKAEQLRESVPREPTAYDDLLDTLFEDAIAHSAANPHPKFLAYVPGGGLFHAALADFVANATNRYVGTWVEAPALVAIETNVVKWFCDLLGYPEDAFGLLTSGGSMANLVATITAREERLADDFLDGVIYTSDQSHHSVAKAALLAGFPSENVRSIATDDEFRIDVDALESAIEEDRDAGKDPFLVVGTAGSTNTGAVDDLDALADLCNREDLWLHADGAYGGFFALTEKGSEQLDGLDRCDSITVDPHKGLFLPYGTGALLVRDVEALARTHSVDANYLPDWDPESGTVDFSQLGPEQSRDFRGLRAWLPLKMHGVDAFRDTLAEKLELAEQATDCLRQLENVEIVAEPQLSTLAFRVNPPGVEGEALDALNEELLEVINSRGRIHLSGTTLDGEFAVRICVLGYRTHREHVADSLEEIERVISEVTR from the coding sequence ATGGTTGATTCCAAGAGTACTACAGGGGAAGACAAAGAGCAGTCGTTCGAGACCGACGGTAGTCGCTACTCCGAAGTCAACCCCGACCGCCCGCTCGAGTTCTCCCGCGAGAAGAGAGACGAGATGATTCGGAAGAGCGCAAAGCGCGTGCAGGACCACCTCGAACGCCTTCCGGAAGGACCTGCGGCCAACCTCGACCACGCACACCAGAAAGCCGAGCAGTTACGCGAGTCGGTCCCCCGAGAACCGACTGCTTACGACGACCTACTGGACACGCTATTCGAGGACGCTATCGCGCACTCCGCCGCCAACCCGCACCCGAAGTTCCTCGCTTACGTCCCCGGCGGTGGCCTGTTCCACGCGGCACTGGCGGACTTCGTGGCGAACGCGACCAATCGGTACGTCGGCACGTGGGTCGAAGCCCCCGCCCTCGTCGCTATCGAGACGAACGTCGTCAAGTGGTTCTGTGACCTCCTCGGCTACCCCGAAGACGCCTTCGGGTTGCTCACGTCCGGCGGGTCGATGGCAAACCTCGTCGCTACGATTACCGCCCGAGAGGAACGCCTCGCCGACGACTTCCTCGACGGCGTTATCTACACCAGCGACCAGTCGCACCACTCGGTGGCGAAAGCCGCGCTTCTGGCCGGGTTCCCGTCGGAGAACGTGCGTTCGATTGCGACCGACGACGAGTTTCGCATCGACGTAGACGCCCTCGAATCGGCAATCGAGGAGGACCGAGACGCCGGAAAGGACCCCTTCCTCGTGGTCGGGACCGCAGGAAGCACGAACACGGGCGCGGTGGACGATTTAGACGCTCTCGCGGACCTCTGTAACCGAGAGGACCTCTGGCTTCACGCCGACGGTGCCTACGGCGGGTTCTTCGCGTTGACCGAGAAGGGAAGCGAGCAACTCGACGGACTGGACCGGTGCGACTCTATCACGGTAGACCCTCACAAGGGCCTATTTCTCCCGTACGGCACGGGGGCGCTCTTGGTTCGAGACGTGGAGGCGCTGGCACGGACCCACTCGGTGGATGCCAACTACCTCCCCGACTGGGACCCCGAGTCCGGAACGGTGGACTTCAGCCAACTCGGGCCGGAACAGTCTCGGGACTTCCGCGGCCTTCGGGCGTGGTTACCGCTGAAGATGCACGGCGTCGATGCCTTCCGGGACACCCTCGCCGAGAAGTTGGAACTCGCCGAGCAAGCCACCGACTGCCTCCGCCAACTCGAAAACGTCGAGATAGTCGCGGAACCGCAACTGTCCACGCTCGCGTTCCGGGTCAACCCGCCGGGCGTCGAGGGCGAAGCGCTCGACGCGCTCAACGAGGAACTCTTGGAGGTGATCAACTCTCGGGGCCGAATCCACCTCTCGGGGACGACGCTGGACGGCGAGTTCGCCGTTCGAATCTGCGTCCTCGGATACCGAACCCACCGCGAACACGTCGCCGACAGTCTCGAAGAAATCGAGCGAGTCATCTCGGAAGTGACGCGGTGA
- a CDS encoding sensor histidine kinase, giving the protein MSQYAVSFRNWSVVGLGGGLLAVSVSYVAIDGTFTTPEFVQFAIPTALSLFVVALGVWLRTAEFPDKFVGVVFLWSFAGGVSMGLLTGWLSLLQSITGQPMLQPASIVLTKVTLGVLGGGLLGAYYGRLQQRTDELAEQRNRLDEFASIVSHDLRNPMNVAQGHLELARETGEDRHFEAVEDAHDRMERLVDEVLALSRRGDTVDDPTAVNLNCAAREAWMTVETPEMNLRVETDRTVVSDSRRLRALFENLFRNAVDHGGQTVVVGDIDGVPADASAGFFIADDGPGIPPEDRELVFEGGYSTQSDGTGFGLAIVRRIAEAHDWRIRITESEAGGARFEFLGGGGT; this is encoded by the coding sequence GTGTCCCAGTATGCCGTCTCGTTCAGGAACTGGTCGGTCGTCGGACTCGGTGGCGGCCTTCTCGCGGTTTCGGTGAGCTACGTCGCCATCGACGGCACGTTCACCACCCCCGAGTTCGTCCAGTTCGCCATCCCAACCGCGCTCTCGCTGTTCGTCGTGGCGCTCGGGGTGTGGCTTCGGACGGCGGAGTTTCCGGACAAGTTCGTCGGCGTCGTCTTTCTCTGGAGTTTCGCGGGCGGCGTGTCGATGGGCCTGCTGACGGGATGGCTCTCGCTACTCCAGTCGATAACGGGCCAACCGATGTTGCAACCCGCGTCTATCGTCCTGACGAAGGTTACGCTCGGCGTCCTCGGTGGCGGTCTGCTCGGGGCCTACTACGGTCGCCTCCAACAGCGCACCGACGAGTTGGCCGAACAGCGCAACCGACTGGACGAGTTCGCCAGCATCGTCTCTCACGACCTCCGGAACCCGATGAACGTCGCGCAGGGCCACCTCGAACTCGCCCGCGAGACCGGCGAGGACCGCCACTTCGAGGCGGTCGAGGACGCCCACGACCGCATGGAGCGACTGGTAGACGAGGTGCTGGCGCTCTCTCGGCGCGGCGACACGGTAGACGACCCGACCGCTGTGAACCTCAACTGCGCCGCGCGGGAGGCGTGGATGACCGTCGAGACGCCGGAGATGAACCTCCGCGTCGAGACCGACCGAACCGTCGTCTCGGACAGCAGGCGACTCAGGGCGCTGTTCGAGAACCTCTTTCGCAACGCGGTAGACCACGGCGGCCAGACCGTCGTCGTCGGCGACATCGACGGTGTTCCCGCCGACGCGAGTGCTGGCTTCTTCATCGCCGACGACGGGCCGGGTATTCCGCCGGAGGACCGGGAACTCGTCTTCGAGGGCGGTTACTCCACGCAGTCGGACGGCACCGGGTTCGGTCTCGCCATCGTCCGGCGCATCGCGGAGGCCCACGACTGGCGGATTCGCATCACCGAGAGCGAGGCGGGCGGCGCGCGCTTCGAGTTCCTCGGCGGCGGCGGGACGTAG
- a CDS encoding YlbF family regulator, whose translation MSIETEADGEATELSHVEELAGELGEAIAETPEYRRFEETKAAVEDDDEAQQQVKEFEQLRQEFMLARQTGEATKEDIQKVREAQQELHSMPVMEEYLQAQEELEAKMEAVNSAISEPLAIDFGDQASGCCED comes from the coding sequence ATGAGCATCGAAACCGAGGCCGACGGCGAGGCGACCGAACTCTCTCACGTCGAAGAACTCGCGGGGGAACTCGGGGAGGCCATCGCGGAGACGCCGGAGTACCGGCGGTTCGAGGAGACCAAGGCGGCCGTCGAGGACGACGACGAGGCCCAACAGCAAGTCAAGGAGTTCGAGCAGTTGCGCCAAGAGTTCATGCTCGCGCGACAGACCGGCGAGGCCACCAAAGAGGACATCCAGAAGGTCCGGGAGGCCCAGCAGGAACTCCACTCGATGCCGGTGATGGAGGAGTACCTGCAGGCCCAAGAGGAACTGGAAGCCAAGATGGAGGCCGTCAACTCGGCAATCTCCGAACCGCTGGCCATCGACTTCGGCGACCAAGCGAGCGGTTGCTGTGAAGACTGA
- a CDS encoding DUF7405 family protein, with product MFAVPGDRRPDGRTRPAGESSRPAEQTARVERALRTLESAYDWSPDGLLHALAWGTRYFERIGELDSAPVRRPRILSRTDDPDLLDFDAALVLASDAASHLRATEAAAFGDRDSLAGESVGARLGEVFDVAERRTGFRGAGLPVEHTDAEGIPENAPLSEGDRMFMGFRSGLRGTQASEDRVTSVLPHDPCYHDEGEKATPAAQSRRPPRRLPRPLR from the coding sequence GTGTTCGCAGTTCCGGGCGACCGACGGCCGGACGGCCGAACTCGACCTGCCGGAGAATCCTCACGACCTGCCGAGCAGACGGCACGCGTGGAACGCGCTCTGCGGACGCTCGAATCCGCCTACGACTGGTCTCCCGACGGCCTGCTCCACGCCCTCGCGTGGGGGACGCGGTACTTCGAGCGCATCGGCGAACTCGACTCGGCCCCCGTCAGGCGGCCCCGAATCCTCTCCAGAACCGACGACCCCGACCTGCTCGACTTCGACGCCGCGCTGGTGTTGGCCAGTGACGCCGCCTCGCACCTCCGAGCGACCGAGGCCGCGGCGTTCGGCGACAGGGACTCGCTGGCGGGCGAGTCGGTCGGGGCGCGCCTCGGCGAGGTGTTCGACGTGGCCGAGCGCCGGACCGGATTCCGCGGGGCCGGACTCCCGGTCGAACACACCGACGCCGAGGGGATTCCCGAGAACGCGCCGCTCTCCGAGGGAGACCGGATGTTCATGGGCTTTCGGTCGGGACTTCGGGGCACGCAGGCCAGCGAGGACCGCGTGACATCTGTACTCCCCCATGACCCGTGCTACCACGACGAAGGTGAAAAAGCTACTCCGGCGGCTCAGTCCCGTCGTCCGCCTCGTCGCCTACCTCGTCCGCTTCGGTGA
- the dph2 gene encoding diphthamide biosynthesis enzyme Dph2 — MSQDSEYSEGDLRNTGMSLKHDREWDYELDRIVEAVEERDATKVGLQFPEGLKRRGPKVADDIRELVPDDVTVMLSGQPCYGACDLDTFLMKRTDVFVHFGHSPMKNTDKVIYVPLFSNVDVFPIMEESLSELADPDENPDVGLVTTAQHMNRFEEMKAWLDERGFEVHTRRGDDRLTHEGQVLGCNYASADIDADQVLYVGGGKFHPLGLAMEHPDKNVVIADPVNNVVTVADTEKFLKQRYASVHKAMDAEKWGVIFCTKIGQGRWEQAQEILDDNDDAYLITMDEVTPDRLRNFDMDAFVNTGCPRITTDDGPQFHKPMLTPGEYEIAVGNKPLEDLSFDTFHGTW, encoded by the coding sequence ATGAGCCAAGACAGCGAGTACAGCGAGGGAGACCTCCGAAACACCGGGATGTCCCTCAAGCACGACCGGGAGTGGGACTACGAACTCGACCGCATCGTGGAGGCGGTCGAAGAGCGAGACGCCACCAAGGTCGGTCTCCAGTTCCCCGAGGGCCTGAAGCGCCGCGGCCCGAAGGTCGCCGACGACATCCGGGAACTCGTCCCCGACGACGTGACCGTGATGCTGTCGGGCCAGCCCTGTTACGGGGCCTGTGACCTCGACACCTTCCTGATGAAGCGGACCGACGTGTTCGTCCACTTCGGCCACTCGCCGATGAAGAACACGGACAAGGTCATCTACGTCCCGCTGTTCTCGAACGTGGACGTGTTCCCCATCATGGAAGAGTCGCTTTCCGAACTCGCCGACCCCGACGAGAATCCGGACGTGGGTCTCGTGACGACCGCCCAGCACATGAACCGTTTCGAGGAGATGAAAGCGTGGTTGGACGAACGTGGGTTCGAGGTCCACACCCGGCGCGGCGACGACCGACTCACTCACGAGGGGCAAGTTCTGGGCTGTAACTACGCCAGCGCCGACATCGACGCCGACCAAGTGCTGTACGTCGGCGGCGGGAAGTTCCACCCCCTCGGTCTCGCCATGGAGCATCCCGACAAGAACGTCGTCATCGCCGACCCCGTGAACAACGTCGTCACGGTCGCGGACACCGAGAAGTTCCTGAAACAGCGCTACGCCTCGGTCCACAAGGCGATGGACGCCGAGAAGTGGGGCGTCATCTTCTGTACGAAAATCGGACAGGGCCGGTGGGAGCAAGCCCAAGAGATTCTGGACGACAACGACGACGCCTACCTCATCACGATGGACGAGGTGACGCCCGACCGCCTCCGGAACTTCGACATGGACGCGTTCGTCAACACCGGGTGTCCGCGCATCACGACCGACGACGGCCCGCAGTTCCACAAGCCGATGCTGACGCCCGGCGAGTACGAAATCGCGGTCGGAAACAAACCCCTCGAAGACCTCTCGTTCGACACCTTCCACGGAACGTGGTGA
- a CDS encoding MBL fold metallo-hydrolase: MAIHSDWGDWLPRAVEDADPEGIAVWYLGCNGFVLKAEDTTVFIDPYLGTGDPPRTIRMVPVPFDPADVEQADAVLATHEHTDHVHGPSQAPILESTDATFYAPDDGLAVARDEENWTDEWDVSDDQLAEVAAGDTFEVGAFTVHVEPAHDPDATHPVSYVVEYDGRTFFHGGDTKPSDEFARVGEEYDVDLGVLAFGTVGNIPDKETREPKRTRWYNDENQAVEAASDLQFDRFLPSHWDMWKGLTADPTALHDHVRSFEYPRRLEIAEIGDRVDL; encoded by the coding sequence ATGGCAATCCACAGCGACTGGGGAGACTGGCTTCCGCGCGCGGTCGAAGACGCCGACCCCGAGGGCATCGCGGTGTGGTACCTCGGCTGTAACGGGTTCGTCCTGAAGGCAGAGGACACCACCGTCTTCATCGACCCGTACCTCGGGACCGGCGACCCGCCGCGCACGATTCGGATGGTGCCGGTACCCTTCGACCCCGCAGACGTGGAGCAGGCCGACGCGGTGCTGGCGACCCACGAACACACCGACCACGTTCACGGCCCGAGTCAGGCCCCGATTCTCGAATCGACGGACGCGACGTTCTACGCGCCCGACGACGGTCTCGCCGTCGCGCGCGACGAGGAGAACTGGACCGACGAGTGGGACGTGAGCGACGACCAACTCGCGGAAGTTGCGGCGGGCGACACCTTCGAGGTCGGCGCGTTCACCGTCCACGTCGAACCCGCCCACGACCCCGACGCGACCCATCCGGTCAGCTACGTCGTGGAGTACGACGGTCGGACGTTCTTCCACGGCGGCGACACCAAGCCCAGCGACGAGTTCGCCCGCGTCGGCGAGGAGTACGACGTGGACCTCGGCGTGCTGGCGTTCGGGACGGTCGGGAACATCCCCGACAAGGAGACCCGCGAACCCAAGCGCACGCGGTGGTACAACGACGAGAATCAGGCCGTCGAAGCGGCCAGCGACCTCCAGTTCGACCGCTTCCTGCCGAGCCACTGGGACATGTGGAAGGGCCTGACCGCGGACCCGACGGCGCTCCACGACCACGTCCGGAGCTTCGAGTATCCGCGACGGCTGGAAATCGCGGAAATCGGCGACCGCGTGGACCTCTGA